A single window of Malus sylvestris chromosome 5, drMalSylv7.2, whole genome shotgun sequence DNA harbors:
- the LOC126624376 gene encoding abscisate beta-glucosyltransferase-like → MASSETPVVMYFFPFVGGGHQIPMIDMARVFSSHGAKVTILSTTPADALRFRNSIRRDQTLNRSITIHVLKLPGDDASADSSMTSAPLTDTSVLQESLRQFITLNLPNCIVIDVFHRWAAQVIDELFIKRVVFNGNGLFSRCVSECIGRFAPHQNVGSDCEPFLVPNLPDRIELTKSQLPSFARNRPGLPDKVGKVEEKSFGVVVNSFYELESKYVEYFTTELGKKAWPIGPVSLYNRSNDDKTDRGQAALVDEQSLLHCLNWLDSKEPDSVVYISFGSLARLSAAQLVEIAHGIESSGHNFVWVIGKIFRAVEDGGYVGDKEDWIPAGFAERMWEMKRGVVIGGWAPQILILEHCAVGGFVSHCGWNSTLESVSAGVPMVTWPLSAEQFYNEKLITDVLGIGVQVGSREWESWNVERKELVRREKVDAAVRRMMGGSDEAAEMKKRARALSEKAKRAVEEGGSSYVGVDALILEIRLSRKN, encoded by the coding sequence ATGGCTTCTTCAGAAACTCCAGTCGTCATGTACTTCTTCCCATTTGTAGGCGGAGGCCACCAGATTCCTATGATCGACATGGCCAGAGTCTTCTCCTCCCATGGAGCCAAAGTCACAATCCTAAGCACCACTCCCGCCGACGCCCTCCGCTTCCGAAACTCCATCCGCCGCGATCAAACCCTCAACCGCTCAATCACCATCCACGTCCTCAAGCTCCCAGGCGACGACGCCTCGGCCGACTCTTCCATGACCTCAGCCCCCCTCACTGACACCTCAGTCCTCCAAGAATCCCTCAGGCAATTCATCACCCTAAACCTACCCAATTGCATCGTAATCGACGTCTTCCACCGTTGGGCGGCACAAGTCATCGACGAGCTTTTCATCAAACGGGTGGTGTTCAATGGAAACGGGTTATTCTCCCGCTGCGTCAGTGAGTGTATCGGCCGATTCGCGCCGCATCAGAATGTGGGTTCTGATTGCGAGCCATTTCTAGTGCCGAACTTGCCCGATCGGATCGAATTGACGAAATCTCAGCTGCCTTCTTTCGCAAGAAACAGGCCAGGGCTTCCTGATAAGGTGGGAAAAGTAGAGGAGAAGAGTTTTGGGGTTGTGGTGAACAGTTTTTACGAATTGGAGTCGAAATATGTGGAGTATTTCACGACTGAGTTGGGGAAGAAGGCATGGCCGATCGGCCCGGTTTCGCTATACAACCGAAGCAACGACGATAAGACTGACAGAGGCCAAGCAGCCTTGGTCGATGAGCAGAGCCTCCTGCATTGTCTGAATTGGTTGGATTCCAAGGAACCTGATTCGGTGGTTTATATCAGTTTTGGGAGCTTGGCTCGGTTGTCTGCAGCCCAACTCGTCGAAATCGCACATGGGATTGAATCTTCGGGGCATAATTTCGTTTGGGTAATCGGAAAAATCTTCAGAGCGGTGGAGGACGGTGGTTATGTGGGAGACAAAGAGGATTGGATTCCGGCGGGATTTGCAGAGAGAATGTGGGAAATGAAGAGAGGGGTTGTGATAGGGGGGTGGGCCCCGCAGATTCTGATACTGGAGCACTGCGCTGTTGGCGGGTTTGTGAGCCACTGCGGGTGGAACTCGACATTGGAGAGCGTGAGCGCAGGGGTGCCCATGGTGACTTGGCCATTGTCGGCGGAGCAGTTCTACAATGAGAAGCTGATAACTGATGTGTTGGGCATTGGGGTGCAAGTGGGGAGTAGGGAATGGGAGTCGTGGAATGTGGAGAGGAAGGAACTGGTGAGGAGAGAGAAGGTGGATGCGGCGGTGAGAAGGATGATGGGCGGCAGTGATGAGGCGGCGGAAATGAAGAAGAGAGCGAGAGCGCTTTCAGAGAAGGCGAAGAGAGCTGTGGAAGAAGGTGGGTCTTCATATGTAGGGGTGGATGCTCTGATTTTAGAGATCAGAttatcgaggaagaattag